From the Bacillota bacterium genome, one window contains:
- a CDS encoding DUF3795 domain-containing protein codes for MVWNLGGGSQLPDYCDGCRGDRARHWSPDCWILKCCVDERRLEFCSQYGEFAWLRLQEWAARHEDYGRALARLKGMVEST; via the coding sequence ATGGTTTGGAACCTCGGAGGGGGGTCCCAGCTTCCAGATTACTGCGACGGCTGCCGCGGGGACCGTGCCAGGCACTGGTCCCCCGATTGCTGGATACTCAAGTGCTGCGTGGACGAGCGGCGCCTGGAGTTCTGCAGCCAGTACGGAGAGTTCGCCTGGTTGCGACTGCAGGAATGGGCGGCCAGGCACGAGGACTACGGTCGCGCCCTGGCGCGCCTCAAGGGTATGGTGGAGAGCACCTGA
- a CDS encoding radical SAM protein, whose protein sequence is MNIPDVLSKEVLRKRTPVGIVMLGSVTDPYQPCEQELGLTRRCLEILGELPDAGVSILTKSALVTRDVDLFRRWISGNDEPSRTRGNDDGIDHRPGTRLSVGFTITLLDDDIAKAFEPGASLPSERLKAAKCLVQEGIPVWVFVAPVLPGVGDRRESLQGLLSAIRDAGILRVSFDRLNPYPRSVALLQDTYRRRFPGALPYLEQYLRDPIGYWADFEMMAKSLAEEVGIQTNVRALPGESRSGPHAATTTTVSRAVHTSR, encoded by the coding sequence ATGAATATCCCCGACGTACTCTCTAAGGAGGTTTTACGCAAACGTACTCCCGTGGGGATCGTGATGCTCGGCAGCGTGACTGATCCCTACCAGCCGTGCGAGCAAGAACTGGGTCTGACCCGGCGGTGTCTCGAGATCCTGGGCGAACTGCCGGACGCCGGGGTCTCAATCCTCACCAAGTCGGCACTTGTGACAAGAGATGTGGACCTTTTCAGAAGATGGATCTCAGGAAATGATGAGCCTTCCCGGACCCGAGGAAATGACGACGGTATTGACCACCGTCCCGGCACTCGACTTTCAGTCGGTTTCACCATAACCCTTCTCGACGACGACATCGCGAAAGCTTTCGAACCGGGCGCTTCTTTGCCTTCGGAAAGGCTGAAGGCGGCAAAATGTCTCGTTCAAGAGGGTATCCCCGTGTGGGTGTTTGTGGCACCGGTCCTTCCGGGAGTGGGAGACCGCCGAGAATCCTTGCAAGGCCTCCTGTCAGCCATCCGCGATGCCGGCATCCTTAGGGTCAGTTTCGACCGCCTGAACCCCTATCCGAGAAGCGTGGCGCTCCTTCAAGACACGTACAGGCGCCGGTTCCCCGGTGCCCTCCCCTATCTCGAGCAATACCTCCGGGACCCCATTGGCTACTGGGCAGACTTTGAGATGATGGCAAAGTCTCTTGCTGAAGAGGTGGGCATCCAAACCAACGTACGGGCACTCCCCGGGGAAAGTCGCTCGGGGCCGCATGCTGCCACGACCACGACGGTCAGCAGAGCTGTCCACACCAGCAGGTAG
- a CDS encoding S-layer homology domain-containing protein yields the protein MGRPLRELAVFTVLVVLLGGAIAGPQLGRADGPDAGGGHWAQESVRFIQEIGLRAPAPAGAEEPNYDAPVTPTEWNSMVCRLFGAVPGDDHVTGSLRYWLWCYTGAFGTEEGIARGHAFGAFMKILNLYGREKLSSLGSPRHATRFADWAEVPDLQGALVDVAVERGLIAGFPDGTLRPRQYLTLAEAATFLRRAVEKFELTERIPVPSLPVNLTEKSTGDLRLVLYTDRSLYRKGETVGVVAGAENRSSRELAFTRWNIGDPAIYVRAEPVDPGSPVPRMTLEEEGLSPVRLPAVSTGTLAAGTSITQRIAWKTVFPGTSLPGDTPDQPPEALPPGKYRITASFYLQPLSAAGTEGTAATETKGGTQLEPTEISASVEIEIAGEGAILVNADQARDLALKDPEVGRWWDAHAGRNLVKQENGQWYVKTAEGWQKATGEYASTVANLLPDVQVTFVRGLWEVVMLCKMGDPPHRLVVHVHPYTGEIVDRQAHER from the coding sequence ATGGGCAGACCGTTGAGAGAGCTAGCCGTTTTCACCGTGCTCGTCGTGTTGCTCGGGGGTGCGATCGCAGGGCCGCAACTCGGCCGAGCGGATGGTCCCGACGCTGGCGGCGGGCACTGGGCGCAGGAGAGTGTCCGCTTCATCCAGGAGATCGGGCTGCGCGCTCCCGCGCCAGCGGGGGCAGAAGAACCGAACTATGATGCTCCCGTGACCCCGACCGAATGGAACTCCATGGTGTGCCGCCTGTTCGGGGCGGTGCCGGGGGACGACCACGTCACGGGCAGCTTGCGCTACTGGCTGTGGTGTTATACCGGCGCCTTCGGTACCGAAGAAGGGATAGCCCGGGGGCACGCCTTTGGAGCGTTCATGAAGATCCTCAACCTGTACGGCCGGGAGAAGTTGTCCTCCCTGGGATCCCCGCGCCACGCCACCAGGTTCGCGGACTGGGCCGAAGTACCGGACCTCCAGGGGGCTCTCGTAGACGTGGCCGTGGAGCGCGGGCTCATCGCGGGATTCCCCGACGGTACCCTGCGCCCCCGGCAGTATCTCACCCTGGCCGAGGCGGCCACCTTCCTCCGCCGGGCGGTGGAGAAATTCGAGCTTACAGAGCGGATCCCGGTTCCCTCCCTCCCCGTGAACCTGACGGAGAAGAGTACCGGGGATCTCAGGCTGGTCCTGTATACGGATAGGAGTCTGTACCGCAAAGGGGAGACGGTCGGGGTGGTGGCGGGCGCGGAGAACCGCTCCTCCCGGGAACTGGCTTTCACGCGTTGGAACATCGGGGACCCCGCGATATACGTACGGGCTGAACCGGTTGATCCCGGATCGCCCGTACCGCGCATGACCCTGGAGGAGGAGGGGCTTTCGCCAGTCCGGCTGCCGGCGGTGAGCACCGGCACCCTGGCGGCGGGAACCAGCATTACGCAGCGCATTGCCTGGAAGACGGTGTTCCCGGGGACATCCCTGCCAGGCGACACACCGGATCAGCCTCCCGAAGCTTTGCCCCCGGGGAAGTACCGGATAACGGCCTCGTTCTACCTGCAACCACTGTCTGCCGCTGGCACGGAGGGGACCGCCGCCACCGAGACCAAGGGCGGGACCCAACTTGAGCCGACGGAGATCTCCGCCAGTGTGGAAATTGAGATCGCCGGCGAGGGTGCCATCCTCGTAAACGCCGACCAGGCCCGCGACCTGGCCCTGAAGGACCCTGAAGTAGGGCGGTGGTGGGATGCTCACGCGGGCCGAAACCTCGTTAAGCAGGAGAACGGGCAGTGGTACGTGAAGACCGCGGAAGGCTGGCAAAAGGCCACCGGAGAATACGCGTCTACGGTGGCCAACCTGCTTCCGGACGTCCAGGTGACCTTCGTGCGGGGCCTGTGGGAGGTTGTCATGCTCTGCAAGATGGGAGACCCGCCCCATCGCCTCGTGGTACACGTGCATCCCTACACGGGCGAAATCGTCGATCGGCAGGCCCACGAGCGCTGA